Proteins from a single region of Paraglaciecola sp. T6c:
- a CDS encoding VTT domain-containing protein, protein MSYNASSLFKENENCWQTSQAAHATPLIDGANYYRALHKAICNAKRSIFIVGWDIDSRIRLLRGDEEKNASAPSVISELLKWKAEQNENIKIYLLRWDSSLAFFSQREMWAKEVWDNKTPDNVKTTLDSTIPMGGSQHQKIVVIDDEIAFSGGMDVSTNRWDTREHLIDQPERVGPDGPHGPLHDVQVLTSGPIVESFAQLVRWRWDRINEQKAIPFSPVKNTGRKLPASWPDSFPPTMGDLPCAVARTIPFMDGVEPVQEVRRLLLDLIAQAKRFIFIENQFTTRQEVAEALNARLKACPELQVIIVSSYEPKGKFESEAYWASRIDFKRILENGIDENRVKVTYSTLTNEAGESIQKRVHSKVMSIDERYLVIGSSNISNRSMSLDTEVDLVFAGDTSQNQQDIIRVRHDLLAEHTGRTIEQVEQIFESPDPLNNLLNDQAPHGYQLAEVRDDQFTNKAWQPVFSSLSDPEKPLIAPIQMSNGKVVGVGNPKQKTIVFMLIALLVLVLGGLIFWAGHSIPWLTADNLEQFLQDTRGTMWVIPTICVIYIIAGLVFFPVTVLSLAVAAVYGPIWGPVYGMLGALLSSATLFGLGHIMGIKGLRKMGGAKVQAVDDKFKDSGVVGVAVIRLIPIAPFSLVNLVAGISSIGLVQFLAGTFLGMFPPMIAKGLVGDSLGKIFTNPSPETIGYLVAGIAFWALMIYVCQKLARMYQLKKADAS, encoded by the coding sequence ATGTCTTATAACGCTTCGTCTTTATTCAAAGAAAATGAAAATTGCTGGCAAACCAGTCAAGCGGCTCATGCTACCCCTTTAATTGACGGAGCTAACTATTATCGGGCCTTACACAAAGCGATTTGTAATGCTAAACGCAGCATTTTCATTGTTGGATGGGACATTGATAGCCGCATTCGCTTATTGCGCGGCGACGAGGAAAAAAACGCCAGCGCCCCATCAGTGATAAGTGAGCTATTAAAATGGAAGGCAGAGCAAAACGAAAATATCAAAATATATTTGCTGCGCTGGGACTCATCCCTAGCGTTTTTTAGCCAACGAGAGATGTGGGCAAAAGAAGTGTGGGATAACAAAACCCCAGACAATGTTAAAACCACTCTGGACAGCACCATCCCTATGGGGGGAAGCCAGCATCAAAAGATAGTCGTTATTGATGATGAAATTGCTTTTTCCGGAGGTATGGATGTGTCGACTAATCGCTGGGACACCCGGGAACACCTGATCGATCAACCCGAACGAGTAGGGCCCGACGGTCCCCATGGGCCACTGCATGACGTGCAAGTGCTCACCAGTGGACCCATTGTTGAAAGTTTCGCCCAGCTTGTCAGGTGGCGCTGGGACAGGATAAACGAGCAAAAAGCGATCCCTTTCTCTCCTGTCAAAAACACAGGCCGCAAGTTACCTGCGTCATGGCCGGACAGTTTTCCACCTACCATGGGGGATTTGCCGTGCGCTGTGGCACGTACGATACCGTTTATGGATGGGGTTGAGCCTGTACAAGAAGTGCGGCGCCTGCTGCTCGACCTTATTGCGCAAGCTAAGCGCTTCATCTTCATTGAAAATCAGTTCACCACGCGCCAAGAAGTAGCGGAGGCACTTAATGCTCGTTTAAAGGCGTGTCCAGAATTACAAGTGATAATCGTTAGTTCCTACGAGCCAAAAGGAAAGTTCGAGAGTGAAGCATATTGGGCAAGTAGGATTGATTTCAAACGTATTTTAGAAAACGGGATAGATGAAAATCGCGTTAAAGTGACGTATTCGACGCTGACCAATGAAGCAGGTGAGAGTATCCAAAAGCGGGTGCACTCAAAGGTCATGAGTATTGATGAGCGTTATTTAGTGATTGGCTCATCCAATATTAGCAACCGCTCTATGAGTCTTGATACTGAAGTCGATTTAGTCTTTGCTGGCGACACAAGCCAGAACCAGCAAGATATTATACGCGTTCGTCATGATTTACTTGCCGAGCATACCGGTCGCACTATTGAGCAAGTGGAGCAGATTTTTGAATCGCCAGACCCATTGAATAACCTTTTAAATGACCAAGCGCCTCACGGATACCAACTCGCTGAAGTCCGCGATGATCAATTCACCAACAAGGCGTGGCAACCCGTTTTTAGTTCGTTATCAGATCCAGAAAAGCCATTGATTGCACCAATTCAAATGTCCAACGGCAAAGTGGTTGGCGTAGGCAACCCCAAACAAAAAACCATCGTTTTCATGCTGATTGCATTATTGGTACTCGTGCTGGGCGGCTTGATTTTCTGGGCCGGTCATTCCATTCCTTGGCTAACCGCCGATAATTTAGAGCAATTTTTACAAGACACAAGGGGCACAATGTGGGTCATTCCGACCATTTGTGTCATCTATATCATCGCTGGATTAGTGTTTTTCCCAGTGACGGTTCTATCCCTCGCGGTGGCGGCAGTTTACGGGCCAATATGGGGTCCAGTTTATGGCATGCTCGGCGCTTTGCTTAGCTCAGCAACACTGTTTGGCTTAGGCCATATCATGGGAATTAAAGGGCTGCGCAAAATGGGCGGAGCTAAAGTGCAAGCCGTAGATGATAAGTTTAAAGACAGCGGTGTGGTGGGAGTGGCTGTTATCAGGCTGATTCCTATTGCCCCCTTTAGTCTCGTTAATCTTGTCGCGGGTATTTCATCTATTGGGCTCGTGCAATTTCTGGCAGGTACATTCTTAGGCATGTTTCCTCCAATGATTGCCAAAGGCTTGGTAGGGGATTCATTAGGTAAGATTTTTACAAATCCTTCTCCTGAAACCATAGGTTATTTGGTAGCGGGTATCGCCTTCTGGGCGCTTATGATTTACGTATGCCAAAAGTTAGCACGCATGTATCAGTTGAAAAAAGCAGACGCGAGCTAA
- a CDS encoding cold-shock protein: MSQGTVKWFNADKGFGFITPEDGGKDLFVHHSEIKSGGGYATLNDGQAVEFEVGQSPKGPCANNVVPV, encoded by the coding sequence ATGAGTCAAGGTACAGTTAAGTGGTTTAATGCGGACAAAGGTTTCGGTTTCATTACTCCAGAAGACGGCGGAAAAGATTTATTTGTTCATCACTCAGAAATTAAAAGCGGTGGTGGATATGCAACTTTGAACGACGGCCAAGCGGTTGAGTTTGAAGTTGGTCAGAGCCCTAAGGGCCCATGTGCGAACAACGTAGTTCCTGTTTAA
- the tpx gene encoding thiol peroxidase, which translates to MSTVTLKGNPFNTVGALPSVGESAADFRLVKTDLSETTLADYKGSRLVLNIFPSVDTPTCAMSVRKFNEQVGKLENTKVLCVSADLPFAAARFCGAEGIENVATGSSFRGTFGTDYGVEFVDGPLTGLLSRSVVVLDENGKVIYTEQVTETADEPDYDAAIAAL; encoded by the coding sequence ATGAGCACAGTGACTTTAAAAGGCAATCCATTTAATACCGTCGGCGCTTTACCAAGTGTTGGTGAAAGCGCGGCTGATTTTCGTTTAGTGAAAACAGATCTATCTGAAACGACCTTAGCTGATTATAAGGGTTCACGCTTAGTTCTGAATATCTTCCCCTCAGTCGATACCCCGACTTGTGCCATGTCTGTTCGTAAATTCAATGAGCAAGTGGGTAAGTTAGAGAACACCAAAGTGTTATGTGTCTCTGCGGATTTACCTTTTGCGGCCGCACGTTTCTGTGGTGCTGAAGGTATCGAAAACGTTGCTACAGGTTCAAGTTTCAGAGGTACATTTGGCACTGACTATGGCGTTGAGTTTGTTGATGGGCCATTAACTGGCTTGTTGTCACGTAGTGTGGTGGTACTTGATGAAAACGGAAAGGTTATTTATACCGAGCAAGTAACTGAAACGGCTGATGAGCCTGACTATGATGCGGCGATTGCTGCGTTGTAA
- the folA gene encoding type 3 dihydrofolate reductase produces MAKIAMVAAMANQRVIGLNNQMPWHMPADLKHFKRITLGKPIVMGRKTYESIGRALPGRLNIVITSDQNYQLADASIVHSCEQAIAVATSHMQNDGMPEHDQEVMVIGGGTVYQHFLPHANRLYLTFIDLDTPGDTYFPNYSDGAWQEIESESNDPDEKNPHSYRFVTLAR; encoded by the coding sequence ATGGCAAAGATAGCTATGGTTGCTGCAATGGCAAACCAACGAGTCATTGGTCTTAATAATCAGATGCCTTGGCATATGCCTGCAGATCTAAAACACTTTAAACGTATCACCTTAGGCAAGCCAATTGTGATGGGGCGAAAAACGTACGAATCAATTGGCAGGGCTTTACCCGGCCGCCTCAATATTGTTATCACTAGCGATCAGAACTATCAACTGGCAGATGCGAGCATTGTACATAGTTGTGAGCAAGCAATTGCTGTAGCCACGTCACATATGCAAAATGACGGAATGCCAGAGCACGACCAAGAAGTGATGGTCATTGGCGGGGGAACGGTTTATCAGCATTTTTTGCCCCACGCTAATCGTTTATATTTGACCTTTATTGATCTAGATACCCCAGGGGACACTTACTTTCCAAATTACTCGGATGGTGCATGGCAAGAGATTGAAAGTGAATCTAACGACCCTGATGAGAAAAACCCCCATTCATATCGCTTTGTTACCTTAGCTAGGTAA
- the cgtA gene encoding Obg family GTPase CgtA, with the protein MKFVDEAEIRVEAGDGGAGTVSFRREKYVPDGGPDGGDGGDGGSVYLVADENLNTLIDYRFERFHRAERGKNGQSADCTGRKGADLEVKVPVGTRATDTETGELLGDLTKHGQRLKAAQGGYHGLGNARFKTSTNRAPRQKTLGTPGDVRMLKLELMLLADVGLLGMPNAGKSTFIRSVSAAKPKVADYPFTTLVPNLGVVRLDAMSSFVIADIPGLIEGASEGAGLGIQFLKHLERCRVLLHLIDLMPADGSDPVDNAKAIVTELEKYSPKLAAKPRWLVFNKVDLMFEDEAQDLCKKIADAMNWEGEYYSISAVQGKNTKELCIKVMDFIESLPEDAIEESDDEEVGFKWDTYHKETVENYEDDDDFDDDDDDDFDGDDDDDFDGDDDFEVIYQK; encoded by the coding sequence ATGAAATTTGTAGATGAAGCTGAGATCCGCGTAGAAGCGGGTGATGGCGGAGCCGGTACGGTTAGTTTTCGCCGAGAGAAATATGTTCCTGATGGCGGCCCGGACGGCGGCGATGGTGGTGACGGTGGAAGCGTCTACTTAGTTGCAGATGAAAACCTAAACACGCTTATCGATTATCGCTTTGAGAGATTTCATCGTGCTGAGCGCGGTAAGAATGGTCAAAGCGCTGATTGTACTGGCCGTAAAGGAGCTGACCTAGAAGTCAAAGTACCAGTAGGTACTCGTGCAACGGATACCGAGACAGGTGAGCTATTGGGGGATTTGACCAAGCATGGTCAGCGTCTAAAAGCAGCGCAAGGCGGCTATCACGGTTTAGGTAATGCACGCTTTAAAACCAGTACTAATCGCGCCCCACGTCAAAAAACACTAGGTACACCAGGCGATGTACGTATGCTTAAGCTAGAGCTTATGTTATTGGCTGACGTAGGTTTGCTGGGCATGCCAAATGCCGGTAAATCTACTTTTATACGTAGCGTCTCTGCTGCCAAGCCAAAAGTAGCGGATTATCCGTTTACCACACTTGTGCCTAATTTAGGTGTTGTGCGTTTAGATGCCATGAGCAGTTTCGTGATTGCTGATATTCCTGGTTTGATTGAAGGTGCGTCTGAGGGGGCTGGTTTAGGGATTCAATTCCTTAAACATCTTGAGCGCTGTCGGGTGTTGTTACACCTTATTGACTTGATGCCTGCCGATGGTTCAGACCCAGTGGATAACGCCAAAGCGATAGTGACTGAGTTAGAAAAATACAGTCCTAAATTAGCCGCTAAACCACGTTGGTTGGTGTTTAACAAAGTCGACTTGATGTTTGAAGACGAAGCACAAGATCTGTGTAAAAAAATCGCGGATGCCATGAACTGGGAAGGTGAATATTACAGTATTTCCGCAGTGCAGGGCAAAAACACTAAAGAGTTATGCATCAAGGTAATGGACTTTATTGAAAGTTTACCCGAAGACGCCATTGAAGAATCTGATGACGAAGAAGTTGGCTTTAAATGGGATACTTACCATAAAGAGACAGTGGAAAATTATGAAGACGACGATGATTTTGATGACGACGATGATGATGACTTCGATGGAGACGATGATGATGACTTCGATGGAGACGACGATTTCGAAGTGATTTACCAAAAGTAA
- the rpmA gene encoding 50S ribosomal protein L27, whose amino-acid sequence MAHKKAGGSTNNGRDSESKRLGVKRYGGESVLAGNIIVRQRGTRFHAGNNMGIGKDHTLFALSDGKVQFEVKGPKNRKFVSIVAE is encoded by the coding sequence ATGGCACATAAAAAGGCTGGTGGTAGTACTAATAACGGTCGCGACTCAGAAAGTAAACGTTTAGGTGTTAAACGTTACGGCGGTGAGTCAGTTTTAGCGGGTAACATTATTGTTCGTCAACGTGGTACTCGTTTCCACGCTGGTAACAATATGGGTATCGGCAAAGATCATACTTTGTTTGCTTTATCAGATGGTAAAGTTCAATTCGAAGTTAAAGGTCCTAAAAACCGTAAATTTGTAAGTATCGTTGCTGAATAA
- the rplU gene encoding 50S ribosomal protein L21, with product MYAVFQSGGKQHRVAEGQTVRLEKIEVAPGESVEFGDILMVSNGEDVKIGTPFVSGGKVTAEVVTHGRGEKVKIVKFRRRKHSRTQMGHRQWFTEVKITGISA from the coding sequence ATGTACGCGGTTTTCCAAAGTGGTGGCAAACAACACCGTGTGGCTGAAGGCCAAACCGTTCGTCTAGAGAAGATCGAAGTGGCTCCAGGTGAGTCAGTAGAATTCGGTGATATCTTGATGGTGAGCAATGGTGAAGATGTTAAGATCGGTACGCCTTTTGTAAGTGGCGGAAAAGTTACTGCTGAAGTAGTAACACATGGTCGTGGCGAGAAAGTTAAGATTGTTAAGTTTCGTCGACGCAAGCATTCACGTACCCAAATGGGTCACCGTCAGTGGTTCACGGAAGTGAAAATCACTGGTATAAGCGCTTAA
- the ispB gene encoding octaprenyl diphosphate synthase gives MDLDHILSLAEPDMLAVNQLIQKQVNSDVSLINQLGFYIVNSGGKRLRPLLTVLAARALNIQTEQHHTLAAIIEFIHTATLLHDDVVDESTMRRGRETANEVFGNQASVLVGDFLYTRSFQMMVTLDSMRVMQILSDATNVIAEGEVLQLMNCNDPDTTEESYMEVIYSKTARLFEAATLLAGVLTKQSEAIENAMQDYGKYLGTAFQLVDDIMDYASDSEEMGKNMGDDLAEGKPTLPLLYAMWHGNEQQTAIIREAIETGNGMDNLTPILETMEQTGALTYTKQQALKASQQAIDALSPIEESVYKEALIGLAHISVERVA, from the coding sequence ATGGATTTAGACCACATCCTTTCACTCGCTGAGCCAGATATGCTCGCAGTCAATCAACTGATCCAAAAGCAGGTGAATTCAGATGTCTCGCTGATCAATCAACTTGGCTTTTATATAGTTAATAGCGGCGGCAAACGACTTCGCCCGCTGTTAACAGTCTTAGCGGCAAGGGCTTTGAATATTCAGACCGAGCAGCACCACACACTAGCCGCGATCATTGAGTTTATTCATACTGCGACATTACTGCATGACGATGTCGTTGATGAATCAACCATGCGTCGGGGCCGCGAAACCGCCAATGAAGTGTTTGGTAATCAAGCCAGCGTGTTAGTCGGTGACTTCCTTTATACCCGTTCATTCCAAATGATGGTGACCCTCGATAGCATGCGCGTCATGCAAATATTGTCTGATGCGACCAATGTGATTGCCGAAGGGGAAGTGCTGCAGCTCATGAACTGTAATGACCCTGACACCACAGAAGAGAGTTACATGGAGGTTATTTATAGTAAAACGGCTCGCTTGTTCGAGGCTGCCACCTTGTTAGCTGGAGTACTGACTAAGCAAAGTGAAGCGATCGAAAACGCTATGCAAGACTATGGTAAGTATTTAGGCACCGCATTTCAGCTTGTTGACGACATCATGGACTACGCTTCTGACAGTGAGGAGATGGGCAAAAACATGGGGGACGATCTAGCTGAGGGCAAACCCACCCTCCCGCTTCTATACGCTATGTGGCATGGTAATGAGCAGCAAACCGCGATTATTCGCGAGGCCATTGAAACAGGTAACGGCATGGATAACCTGACTCCGATTTTAGAGACCATGGAACAAACAGGAGCATTAACTTACACCAAACAACAAGCTCTAAAAGCCTCCCAACAAGCCATCGATGCTTTATCCCCGATTGAAGAGTCAGTCTATAAAGAAGCGCTAATTGGCCTAGCCCATATTTCGGTTGAGCGTGTAGCTTAG
- a CDS encoding DUF4097 family beta strand repeat-containing protein: protein MKLMMLKGAFTVIGIMTVLSVSAGEQIDRTVEANPKGYVEIEHVNGQAEIQGWDKPQVQVKGTLGEQTERFVFERRGNEVLIKVKVKNSRKHSSRWNQDDEDQLVIFVPRQSRLNYTAVNADVLLSDVKGGVSAETVNGDIKAKQLAGRLRLESVNGDINASELQGDVAIQTVNGDIRSSSTQGSEDRYETVNGDVNAESSSEEVRATTVNGDVKLMMQTVKYAKLETVNGELKIALALAEGGELNATSVGGEIDLNFREGVSALFDIRAHAGGKITNRLTPDTVQKEKYGPSSWLATSTGQGQGKVSVSTVNGRVSISKD from the coding sequence ATGAAACTAATGATGCTTAAAGGGGCGTTCACAGTAATCGGTATCATGACTGTGTTGAGTGTTTCTGCGGGCGAACAGATCGATCGCACCGTTGAAGCAAACCCCAAGGGATATGTGGAAATAGAACACGTCAATGGACAGGCTGAAATACAGGGTTGGGACAAACCTCAAGTACAAGTGAAAGGAACGCTGGGCGAGCAAACAGAGCGGTTTGTGTTTGAGCGCAGAGGCAACGAAGTGTTAATAAAAGTGAAAGTTAAAAACAGCCGCAAGCACAGCAGTCGCTGGAACCAGGATGACGAAGATCAGCTAGTGATTTTTGTACCGCGCCAAAGCCGCCTAAATTACACAGCCGTGAATGCAGATGTATTGCTCAGCGATGTTAAAGGAGGTGTTAGCGCAGAAACGGTTAACGGTGACATTAAGGCCAAGCAGCTGGCTGGACGCTTGCGTCTTGAATCGGTCAATGGCGACATTAACGCCAGCGAACTCCAAGGTGATGTGGCTATTCAGACGGTCAATGGTGATATTCGCTCAAGCAGCACCCAAGGCAGTGAAGATAGATATGAAACGGTTAATGGCGACGTGAACGCAGAATCCAGTAGTGAAGAAGTACGGGCTACCACTGTCAACGGTGACGTAAAACTAATGATGCAGACCGTTAAATATGCCAAATTAGAGACCGTTAACGGTGAGCTAAAAATCGCACTAGCACTGGCTGAAGGGGGAGAGCTTAACGCCACTTCGGTGGGCGGAGAAATTGATTTGAATTTTAGGGAAGGGGTTTCTGCGTTGTTTGACATTCGAGCCCACGCAGGCGGAAAAATCACTAACCGTTTAACCCCAGACACAGTACAAAAAGAAAAATACGGTCCCAGTAGCTGGTTAGCCACAAGTACAGGACAAGGCCAAGGTAAGGTATCTGTGTCAACCGTGAATGGTCGAGTGAGTATTTCGAAGGATTGA
- a CDS encoding RNA polymerase sigma factor produces MTEYSNVVAAKHKFATDEERQLLLAVKNGNRQAYHQLYHQYIGQVYALCYRLTGDKALAEDASQEVFIQLWRKIGDYSEQSKFSTWLHTVTSHITISYIRKQRGWVQRMFNIEDSSAANDVAEPSAGEVDIEKYVTRLPERARIVFVLHAIEGYRHEEIAQMTNMAVGTSKAQFHRAKQLLEEWMGYA; encoded by the coding sequence TTGACTGAGTATTCGAACGTTGTTGCTGCTAAACATAAGTTTGCCACCGATGAAGAGCGGCAGCTACTGCTAGCAGTAAAAAATGGAAACCGACAGGCATATCATCAGCTGTACCATCAATATATTGGTCAGGTATATGCTTTGTGCTACCGGCTAACGGGAGATAAGGCGTTGGCAGAGGATGCATCGCAAGAGGTCTTTATTCAATTATGGCGGAAAATAGGGGATTACTCAGAGCAAAGCAAGTTCTCGACATGGCTGCATACCGTGACATCCCATATTACGATTTCGTATATTCGTAAGCAGCGTGGCTGGGTTCAGCGCATGTTTAATATAGAAGACTCAAGCGCCGCAAACGACGTTGCTGAACCTTCTGCCGGGGAAGTGGATATTGAAAAGTACGTGACCCGCTTACCTGAGCGCGCTCGTATCGTTTTTGTATTGCACGCCATTGAGGGTTATCGCCATGAAGAAATCGCGCAAATGACCAATATGGCAGTAGGAACAAGTAAGGCTCAATTCCATCGAGCAAAGCAGTTATTAGAGGAGTGGATGGGGTATGCATAA
- a CDS encoding MOSC domain-containing protein yields the protein MSRRLPHKGLKLQKRNANEYNGFSDNDNESDMKVLGLFAGVTRPIGPKHAPSGIDKRPVKRAEVNHLGIVGDVQVDKRYHGGPERALHQYSLHGYETIIKRHPLMHRTVVMGSIGENLASTDMHDKNVNIGDIYRVGEITVQVTSPRIPCWKIEEKLNQKGLVELIKNQQITGWYYRVLENGVITLGDSITLVERPNATLSVASFVQQHFDQNTSADSLRQMSNAIGLDSEWQQKLLRRIDNQ from the coding sequence GTGAGTCGCAGGTTACCTCACAAAGGTTTAAAGCTACAAAAAAGAAATGCGAATGAGTACAACGGGTTTAGCGACAATGACAACGAGAGCGATATGAAAGTACTAGGTTTATTTGCAGGTGTTACCCGCCCCATCGGCCCCAAACACGCCCCGTCAGGCATTGATAAGCGACCAGTCAAGCGCGCAGAGGTAAATCACCTTGGTATTGTCGGTGACGTTCAGGTTGATAAACGCTACCACGGTGGCCCTGAGCGCGCTTTACACCAATATTCTCTGCATGGTTACGAAACGATAATAAAGCGCCACCCTTTGATGCACAGGACCGTGGTAATGGGCTCCATTGGTGAAAACCTTGCAAGCACCGATATGCATGATAAAAACGTCAACATTGGCGATATATATCGCGTTGGCGAAATTACAGTGCAGGTGACTTCCCCGCGCATTCCCTGCTGGAAGATTGAAGAAAAACTGAATCAAAAAGGCTTAGTCGAGCTCATTAAAAACCAGCAGATCACAGGTTGGTACTATCGCGTGCTTGAAAACGGGGTAATTACATTAGGAGACAGCATCACACTTGTTGAGCGTCCCAATGCAACTTTATCAGTGGCATCTTTTGTTCAACAGCACTTTGACCAAAACACCTCAGCGGATTCACTACGCCAAATGAGCAATGCGATAGGCTTAGACTCAGAATGGCAACAAAAACTGCTACGCCGTATCGATAATCAATAA
- the rplI gene encoding 50S ribosomal protein L9: MEIILLNKVANLGGLGDNVTVKSGYARNFLFPQGQAVPATKANVEKFEARRAELEAKIAEQLAAAEARAAKVAELAEVTIASPAGDEGKLFGSVGTRDIALAITAAGVEIAKSEVKLPTGTLRETGEFEIDLQLHSEVTATIKLVIIQEA; this comes from the coding sequence ATGGAAATCATACTACTAAACAAAGTCGCCAACCTGGGCGGCTTGGGTGACAATGTCACTGTAAAATCAGGCTATGCACGTAACTTCTTGTTCCCTCAAGGACAAGCTGTTCCTGCTACTAAAGCAAACGTAGAAAAATTTGAAGCACGTCGTGCAGAGCTTGAAGCAAAAATTGCTGAGCAGCTTGCAGCGGCAGAAGCTCGTGCAGCGAAAGTTGCTGAGTTGGCTGAAGTGACTATCGCTTCACCTGCTGGTGACGAAGGCAAATTGTTCGGATCTGTCGGTACTCGCGACATCGCATTGGCAATTACTGCCGCTGGTGTTGAGATTGCTAAATCTGAAGTTAAATTGCCTACTGGTACTTTACGTGAAACTGGCGAGTTCGAAATCGACCTACAGTTGCACTCAGAAGTAACGGCCACAATCAAATTGGTTATTATTCAAGAAGCTTAA
- the rpsR gene encoding 30S ribosomal protein S18, with protein sequence MARFFRRRKFCRFSADGVVQIDYKDIAMLKNYVTESGKIVPSRITGTSAKYQRQLSTAIKRARFLALLPYTDSHK encoded by the coding sequence ATGGCTCGTTTTTTTAGACGTCGTAAATTCTGCCGTTTCTCAGCTGATGGTGTTGTTCAGATCGATTATAAAGACATCGCTATGTTGAAAAACTATGTCACTGAAAGTGGTAAAATCGTACCTAGCCGTATCACTGGAACTAGCGCTAAATATCAGCGTCAGTTGTCAACTGCTATCAAGCGCGCGCGCTTCCTAGCATTGCTTCCATATACTGATTCTCACAAGTAA
- the rpsF gene encoding 30S ribosomal protein S6, with the protein MRHYEIVFMVHPDQSEQVPGMIERYTGILTQNGGTIHRMEDWGRRQLAYPIDKLHKAHYVLINAEASAEAVEELETAFRFNDVVLRNLVMRTKDAETEQSPMAKEERREKRDERPSSEDKSAEPEAATASDEQE; encoded by the coding sequence ATGCGTCATTACGAAATCGTATTCATGGTTCACCCTGACCAGAGTGAACAAGTTCCTGGTATGATCGAGCGTTATACCGGAATTCTTACCCAGAATGGTGGCACAATCCACCGCATGGAAGATTGGGGCCGTCGTCAATTGGCTTACCCTATCGACAAATTACATAAAGCACACTACGTACTTATCAACGCTGAAGCTTCTGCTGAAGCAGTTGAAGAGCTAGAGACTGCTTTCCGTTTCAACGACGTTGTATTGCGTAACCTTGTTATGCGTACAAAAGATGCTGAAACTGAGCAATCGCCAATGGCTAAAGAAGAGCGTCGTGAAAAGCGTGACGAAAGACCGTCTTCTGAAGACAAGTCTGCAGAACCAGAAGCAGCTACTGCTTCTGACGAACAAGAATAA